In one window of Brassica rapa cultivar Chiifu-401-42 chromosome A07, CAAS_Brap_v3.01, whole genome shotgun sequence DNA:
- the LOC103831509 gene encoding uncharacterized protein LOC103831509, with amino-acid sequence MIHRRSYGYREPWFHPFSSLAQNSTLYPCWSIWLSRNQLIFQKRLFTPAETIQKALSDAREWANAQTPKPVKSLKPVAIIEQTQRRSEQRQVFTDAAWNSSTAEAGLGWIIEDGTSFTHHSATSAFVDSPLLAEALAVLTTMNFALSNGIDSIAVLSDSQVLINTIKKKIMKLEIFGVLSDIYCLTTSFKSISFNFIPRLENVRADSAAKQALWALNPT; translated from the coding sequence ATGATTCATAGAAGAAGTTATGGTTATAGAGAACCCTGGTTTCACCCATTTTCCAGTTTAGCGCAAAATTCAACGTTGTACCCGTGTTGGTCGATCTGGTTGTCAAGGAACCAACTTATCTTCCAGAAGCGTCTTTTCACGCCGGCTGAAACAATCCAAAAAGCCCTTTCTGATGCAAGGGAATGGGCGAATGCGCAAACCCCAAAGCCCGTGAAGTCTCTAAAACCTGTAGCTATCATCGAACAAACTCAAAGACGATCGGAGCAAAGGCAGGTATTTACTGATGCAGCTTGGAACTCCTCAACAGCAGAAGCGGGACTAGGCTGGATTATTGAGGACGGGACCTCGTTCACCCACCACTCAGCGACCTCGGCTTTTGTCGACTCGCCCCTTTTGGCAGAAGCTTTGGCGGTTCTCACTACCATGAACTTTGCCCTATCCAATGGTATCGACTCAATCGCAGTTCTCTCTGACTCTCAGGTCCTCATCAACACAATCAAAAAGAAGATCATGAAACTTGAGATCTTTGGAGTACTCAGCGATATCTACTGTCTAACCACTTCATTTAAGTCTATTTCTTTCAATTTCATTCCAAGATTGGAAAATGTAAGGGCTGATTCTGCTGCTAAGCAGGCCCTGTGGGCTTTAAACCCAACTTAA